The Enterococcus rotai genome includes a window with the following:
- a CDS encoding bacteriocin has product MKKVISEKKLKDIKGGIGPAALLIPIGGYLAKQAFEHSDQIAKGFLKGWNGK; this is encoded by the coding sequence TTGAAAAAAGTGATTTCAGAAAAAAAACTAAAAGATATTAAAGGTGGCATTGGGCCAGCAGCTTTATTAATTCCTATCGGTGGTTATCTTGCCAAACAAGCCTTTGAACACTCCGACCAAATTGCCAAAGGCTTCCTAAAAGGTTGGAACGGAAAATAA
- a CDS encoding Gfo/Idh/MocA family protein: MTAINFAVIGYGGMGSYHIHNIMPNENERIHVVGTYDISGERQKISSQHKHKIYHSLEEVLTDETIEAVLIATPNDSHKDLAIQALKVGKHVVCEKPVTMNVEELDEVLKVAKETGQTFMVHQNRRWDPDFLITRELYKKQQIGELFQIESRVQGANGIPGDWRHELKHGGGMLLDWGVHLLDQLLFLVDSRIEKVSADLSYILGDEVDDGFITYIIFENGIRAIIEVGTTNYTKLPRWYLKGTQGTAVIQDWDLSGEMIVDSGKKNIQAPKPIQAGVGLTKTMAPPSEEATETVALPKVTAEYDTFYKNFYKVVREQAEPVVKNEEVRQVMVLIEEIFKAAKR; encoded by the coding sequence ATGACAGCAATCAATTTTGCCGTAATCGGCTATGGCGGGATGGGTTCATACCATATCCATAATATTATGCCTAATGAAAACGAACGAATCCATGTCGTTGGAACTTACGATATTTCAGGCGAACGTCAAAAAATTTCCAGTCAACACAAGCATAAAATCTACCATTCACTAGAAGAAGTCCTAACCGATGAAACGATCGAAGCAGTGTTGATCGCTACGCCAAATGATTCACATAAAGATCTAGCAATCCAAGCTTTGAAAGTTGGAAAACATGTTGTCTGTGAAAAACCAGTCACCATGAATGTAGAAGAATTGGACGAAGTGCTAAAGGTCGCTAAAGAGACAGGTCAAACCTTTATGGTTCATCAAAACCGACGCTGGGACCCTGATTTTTTGATCACACGAGAATTATACAAAAAACAACAAATCGGAGAATTATTCCAAATCGAATCACGCGTTCAAGGAGCAAATGGCATCCCGGGTGATTGGCGTCATGAGTTAAAACATGGCGGCGGTATGCTTTTAGATTGGGGTGTCCATTTATTAGATCAACTATTATTTTTAGTGGATAGCCGAATCGAAAAAGTATCTGCCGATTTAAGCTATATTCTTGGCGATGAGGTGGATGATGGCTTTATCACGTATATTATTTTTGAAAATGGCATTCGAGCAATTATCGAAGTTGGGACAACTAATTATACAAAATTACCTCGCTGGTATTTAAAAGGAACCCAAGGAACAGCCGTCATCCAAGATTGGGATCTTTCTGGTGAGATGATCGTTGATTCAGGCAAGAAAAATATCCAAGCACCAAAACCAATTCAAGCAGGCGTTGGTTTGACTAAAACCATGGCGCCACCATCAGAAGAAGCAACCGAGACGGTAGCATTACCCAAGGTTACTGCAGAATATGACACATTTTATAAAAATTTTTACAAAGTTGTTAGGGAACAAGCAGAACCCGTAGTTAAAAATGAAGAAGTCCGTCAAGTGATGGTTCTGATCGAAGAAATCTTTAAAGCAGCAAAAAGATGA
- a CDS encoding Gfo/Idh/MocA family protein produces MTLKVGIIGCGGIANGKHLPALAQVKEVEMVAFCDLISERAEEAKMHYGALTAKTFINYQEMLEEMDLDVVHVCTPNSTHAELSIAAMEADCHVMCEKPMAKTSAEARSMIEAASETGKKLTIGYQNRFRKDATYLHEICDEGELGDIYFAKAHAIRRRAVPTWGVFLDEEAQGGGPLIDIGTHALDLTLWMMDNYKPKYVVGKAYHKLSETENAANAWGSWDPEKFTVEDSAFGFIMMENGATIFLESSWALNSLDVKEAKTTLHGTKGGADMNDGLTINGEDHSTLFEKKIELEPGGVDFYDGAGDKPEVLEAQSWIDAIINDTEPVVKPEQALVVTEILEAIYKASETNQPVFFN; encoded by the coding sequence ACATTTACCAGCACTTGCACAAGTAAAAGAAGTCGAAATGGTTGCTTTTTGTGACCTAATCAGTGAACGAGCAGAAGAAGCAAAAATGCACTATGGGGCATTAACAGCGAAGACATTTATCAATTACCAAGAAATGCTTGAAGAAATGGACTTGGATGTGGTTCATGTTTGTACACCAAACAGCACGCATGCCGAACTATCAATCGCAGCAATGGAAGCGGATTGTCATGTGATGTGCGAAAAACCAATGGCAAAAACGTCTGCTGAAGCGCGTAGTATGATCGAAGCCGCAAGTGAAACAGGAAAAAAATTAACAATCGGTTATCAAAATCGTTTTAGAAAAGATGCAACGTATCTACATGAAATTTGTGATGAAGGCGAGTTAGGGGATATTTACTTTGCGAAAGCCCATGCCATTCGCCGTCGTGCAGTGCCAACTTGGGGTGTTTTCCTTGATGAAGAAGCCCAAGGTGGCGGACCGTTGATCGATATCGGGACTCATGCGCTGGATCTGACGCTATGGATGATGGACAATTACAAACCAAAATATGTGGTAGGAAAAGCTTATCATAAATTGTCTGAAACAGAAAATGCAGCCAATGCTTGGGGCTCTTGGGACCCTGAAAAATTCACTGTTGAAGATTCAGCATTTGGCTTTATCATGATGGAAAATGGCGCGACAATCTTTTTAGAATCGAGCTGGGCGCTAAATAGTTTAGACGTAAAAGAAGCCAAAACCACTCTTCACGGTACGAAGGGCGGAGCTGATATGAATGACGGATTGACGATCAATGGCGAAGATCATAGTACACTTTTTGAAAAGAAAATCGAATTAGAACCAGGCGGTGTTGATTTTTATGATGGAGCCGGCGACAAGCCGGAAGTGTTAGAAGCACAATCATGGATCGATGCAATCATCAATGATACAGAACCTGTTGTTAAACCTGAGCAAGCTTTAGTTGTGACAGAAATTCTTGAAGCAATTTACAAAGCATCCGAAACGAATCAACCTGTATTTTTCAATTAA
- a CDS encoding sugar phosphate isomerase/epimerase family protein — MKLGVFTPLFNNLSFEEMIDTVSKAGLEAVEIGTGGSPGNAHLDIDQLLASSEARKEYLAKLADKGLTISALSCHNNPISPLKETAQEADQLLQKTIKLASLMNVSVVNGFSGVSGGNATDTQVNWPVLPWPTEYDDNYNYQWEKKLIPYWKNINTIAEDAGVKIGIELHGGFLCHTPYTMLKLREATGKAIGCNLDPSHLWWQGIDPVAAVKILGEAGAIHHFHAKDTYLDQDNINMHGLTDMQPYGNVKTRAWTFRSVGCGHDLKVWSDIISALRIYGYDYVLSIEHEDPIMSTEEGLNRAITNLKSIMIKEQPAEMWWV, encoded by the coding sequence ATGAAATTAGGTGTATTTACTCCATTATTCAATAATTTAAGCTTTGAAGAAATGATCGATACAGTCTCAAAAGCAGGACTAGAAGCAGTTGAAATCGGCACAGGCGGCTCGCCAGGAAATGCTCATTTAGATATCGATCAATTATTAGCAAGTTCAGAGGCTAGAAAAGAGTATTTAGCGAAACTTGCTGACAAAGGCTTAACGATCAGTGCATTAAGCTGTCATAATAATCCTATTTCTCCACTAAAAGAAACGGCCCAAGAAGCAGATCAACTATTGCAAAAAACGATCAAACTAGCTTCTTTAATGAACGTATCAGTCGTCAATGGCTTTTCTGGTGTCTCAGGAGGAAATGCTACCGATACCCAAGTCAATTGGCCCGTGTTACCTTGGCCAACAGAATACGATGATAACTACAATTACCAATGGGAAAAGAAATTGATCCCTTACTGGAAAAATATCAATACCATCGCAGAAGATGCTGGAGTGAAAATCGGCATCGAATTGCATGGCGGTTTCTTATGTCATACACCTTATACGATGTTAAAACTCCGTGAAGCCACAGGCAAAGCAATCGGCTGTAATTTAGATCCAAGTCATTTATGGTGGCAAGGCATCGATCCAGTAGCTGCAGTAAAAATTTTAGGAGAAGCGGGTGCAATTCATCATTTCCACGCGAAAGATACGTATTTAGATCAAGACAACATCAATATGCATGGACTAACGGATATGCAGCCATATGGGAATGTCAAAACCCGTGCGTGGACGTTCCGCTCAGTTGGATGCGGTCATGATTTAAAAGTTTGGTCAGACATTATTAGCGCACTTAGAATTTATGGATACGATTATGTTTTAAGTATTGAACATGAAGACCCGATCATGTCAACAGAAGAAGGCTTAAACAGAGCGATTACTAATTTGAAAAGTATTATGATTAAAGAACAACCTGCGGAAATGTGGTGGGTATAA
- a CDS encoding EntF family bacteriocin induction factor, which yields MDIKKIKNVKKCSDKQLLVVRGGTNLYNGKPISNVAQCVFSFFKKC from the coding sequence ATGGATATCAAAAAAATTAAGAATGTAAAAAAATGTTCCGATAAACAATTATTGGTTGTAAGAGGAGGAACTAATTTATATAATGGAAAACCAATTTCTAATGTTGCACAGTGTGTGTTTTCTTTTTTCAAGAAATGTTAA
- a CDS encoding sensor histidine kinase, which produces MININTKAYILRMIVDLFYLYGLLFYINKNDYTKKKLAIIFIFLPITFIFQLFSGLADMIPILSSYFLLKRNGKFNHILLNKLTLCMLINDVSSIVSSIIMYFGFSHGGIKGYTYIFIQLILKLFLLSLFIMLYKKLHVNSVIEHYSSELTSVLMIYLFAVSLLVSYAAHYYEAFDQFIMGVTGFIIVQTIFVILFFIRITLRQKEKYEQQLEKQELINLKNYTDQLEQNQEQLSKFKHDYKNILLSLKEASANSENQVFFEQVQELENYSNHYISTSDLNYGHCQNIKNMYLKSLIISKFHEAKKQQVYFKFECYEVVEKIPMPIFDCIRVLGIVLDNAIEATSENEERTISFMIHQDNYQLEFYIENSFQDLDIPLNSLLKKGFTTKGNHQGLGLSTIKDINKKNKNMFVQYQKDQYKFSTQIILIWE; this is translated from the coding sequence TTGATTAATATTAATACAAAAGCTTACATATTAAGGATGATTGTGGATCTTTTTTATTTATACGGGTTACTTTTTTATATTAATAAAAATGACTACACTAAGAAAAAATTAGCGATCATCTTTATTTTCCTACCAATAACCTTTATTTTCCAATTATTTAGTGGTCTGGCAGATATGATTCCTATTTTGAGCAGTTATTTTTTATTAAAAAGAAACGGGAAATTTAATCATATTCTTTTAAACAAGCTTACTTTATGTATGCTTATAAATGACGTTTCATCAATCGTAAGCTCAATTATTATGTATTTTGGGTTTTCACATGGTGGAATAAAAGGGTACACGTATATTTTTATTCAATTGATTTTGAAATTGTTTCTACTATCACTTTTTATCATGTTATACAAAAAATTACATGTTAACTCAGTAATTGAGCATTATAGCTCCGAATTAACATCAGTTCTGATGATTTATCTATTTGCAGTTTCTTTACTTGTCTCATATGCGGCTCATTATTATGAGGCATTTGATCAATTTATTATGGGAGTGACGGGTTTCATTATTGTTCAAACTATATTTGTTATCTTATTTTTTATCCGAATCACATTAAGGCAAAAAGAGAAATACGAACAACAATTAGAAAAACAAGAATTGATTAATTTAAAAAATTATACAGACCAATTAGAACAGAATCAAGAACAATTATCAAAATTCAAACATGACTATAAAAATATTTTACTAAGTCTAAAAGAGGCTTCAGCGAATAGTGAAAATCAGGTGTTCTTTGAGCAAGTGCAAGAGTTGGAAAACTATTCGAATCATTACATTTCAACATCGGATTTGAACTACGGTCACTGCCAAAATATTAAAAATATGTATTTGAAAAGTCTGATTATCTCTAAGTTTCATGAAGCAAAGAAACAACAAGTTTACTTTAAATTTGAGTGCTATGAAGTAGTCGAAAAAATTCCGATGCCGATTTTTGATTGTATTCGTGTTTTAGGTATTGTTCTTGATAATGCAATCGAAGCGACAAGTGAAAATGAAGAACGTACAATATCGTTTATGATTCATCAAGATAATTATCAACTGGAATTTTATATTGAAAATTCTTTTCAAGATCTAGATATTCCTCTAAACTCTCTACTAAAAAAAGGCTTTACAACTAAAGGAAATCATCAAGGTTTAGGATTGAGTACAATTAAGGATATAAACAAAAAGAATAAGAATATGTTTGTTCAATACCAAAAAGATCAATATAAATTTTCCACTCAGATCATCTTGATTTGGGAGTAA
- a CDS encoding NAD-dependent epimerase/dehydratase family protein encodes MSKKVFVLGGTGFLGYYTTEELLKKGYEVATISLPPMPAEDLFSSDVSVTLGNINDMTDEAILAMLEGCVGFIYAAGADERVVPKKPASKFFYEANVLPTQRLAYLAKEAGVKDFVVFGSYFAEFAERLPESNLTLEAYPMMRLLQEQVAFAEGDGSMTVTSLRLPYIFGTMPGREPLWKMFTEQIKGQDVFPALKGGTAMVTVEQVAEAAVGAMENGTHRSTYAIGDTNMKYQEFYQMMVDALGQDTAVPVVSYNDVKAIYEGIDAEAAKAGLEHGIHSTKSAMMQEYDLYLDPNDTFPTLNVKHYDVVASIKETLAKCVDPS; translated from the coding sequence ATGAGTAAAAAAGTTTTTGTGTTAGGTGGAACTGGTTTTTTAGGGTATTATACAACGGAAGAATTATTGAAAAAAGGCTATGAAGTCGCTACGATTTCTTTACCGCCAATGCCAGCTGAGGATTTATTTTCTAGTGATGTTTCAGTCACTCTGGGAAATATCAATGATATGACAGATGAAGCAATCTTAGCCATGCTTGAAGGTTGTGTTGGTTTTATTTATGCAGCTGGAGCAGACGAACGTGTCGTTCCGAAAAAACCTGCGTCTAAATTTTTCTACGAAGCAAATGTATTGCCTACTCAACGTTTAGCTTACTTGGCTAAAGAAGCTGGTGTGAAAGATTTTGTTGTTTTTGGCTCTTACTTTGCTGAATTCGCTGAGCGTTTGCCTGAATCAAATTTAACACTTGAGGCTTACCCAATGATGCGCTTATTACAAGAACAAGTAGCTTTTGCAGAAGGTGACGGCAGCATGACTGTAACCTCTTTACGTCTGCCTTATATTTTCGGTACAATGCCAGGCCGTGAACCGCTATGGAAAATGTTTACAGAACAAATCAAAGGTCAAGATGTTTTCCCAGCACTAAAAGGCGGCACTGCAATGGTAACTGTTGAACAAGTTGCTGAGGCCGCCGTTGGTGCCATGGAAAACGGGACACACCGCAGCACGTATGCAATTGGTGATACCAATATGAAATATCAAGAATTTTATCAAATGATGGTCGACGCTTTAGGACAAGATACAGCAGTCCCAGTCGTTTCTTATAATGATGTCAAAGCCATTTACGAAGGTATTGATGCTGAAGCGGCAAAAGCTGGTTTGGAACATGGTATTCATTCGACAAAATCAGCGATGATGCAGGAATATGATTTGTATCTAGATCCTAATGATACCTTCCCTACGTTGAATGTGAAACATTATGATGTGGTTGCCTCTATTAAGGAAACACTAGCAAAATGCGTCGATCCCTCATAA
- a CDS encoding LTA synthase family protein, with protein MKKKLQLFKKKPIKYSLIIVGMILLVFISNLYLQWCQNELSFDLVAKFAFSWHTEKFILGSLVLLLFLLFLCSVAGSLILGSVLYAITIGILGFADYQKMFYRTEPIYPDDLKMITEFGLLREMIGTIPFVIIILIAAIGLFFFGRAIYKSRLLSKKWQIIRISGIVITAALLLYVSDFNNPNNLLRKAYNKTALWIPYSQKMNYYNTGFMGGFLYNLKVDAMDKPKNYSKKTIEDITTKYTKTAQATNSLSEEKPNIIFVMSESFSNPQNLNGVTVNKDPLKEYYDIAKTTYSGQMLSQNYGGGTANIEFEALTSFSMELFNPQLTTPYTMLIPKMKEVPSIVSLLNQQDYQTTAIHPYNTSMYKRKDVYQTMGFDQFISEDTMKYTETLENNPYISDESAYKEVFDLLKEDQKPQFVHLVTMQTHMPYSDKYKSSDYSSQSLGNKKAIDSYMQDVAYSSEALKQFTSSLKELKRRTLVVFWGDHLPSIYSDEIKSANDEVKIHQTEFLMYDNQGKLSERNIHDAVTSPFYFTPSLFEQSGMQMTGFYQLLSELEKQVPAFEKSFYYKDKQWSKTLALNKAQEELYEDYRLIQYDIVSGENYSLKTDFFK; from the coding sequence GTGAAAAAAAAATTACAATTATTTAAAAAGAAACCAATTAAGTATTCATTGATCATAGTTGGAATGATTTTGTTGGTTTTTATCAGCAACTTATACTTACAGTGGTGTCAAAACGAATTATCATTTGATTTAGTAGCTAAATTTGCTTTTTCTTGGCATACTGAAAAATTTATTTTAGGTAGTCTAGTCTTGTTGCTATTTTTATTATTTCTATGTAGTGTAGCAGGTTCACTAATACTTGGAAGTGTCCTGTATGCAATTACGATCGGAATTTTAGGCTTTGCAGATTATCAAAAAATGTTTTACCGAACTGAGCCGATTTATCCAGATGATTTAAAAATGATTACGGAATTTGGTTTATTAAGAGAAATGATTGGAACGATTCCTTTTGTTATTATTATATTGATTGCAGCAATCGGTTTATTCTTTTTCGGCAGAGCCATTTATAAAAGCCGTCTGTTATCGAAAAAATGGCAGATCATACGAATCTCAGGCATAGTTATCACAGCAGCACTATTGCTGTATGTCAGCGATTTTAACAACCCAAATAATTTATTAAGGAAAGCCTATAACAAAACAGCGTTATGGATTCCCTATAGTCAAAAAATGAATTATTACAATACTGGATTTATGGGTGGATTTTTGTATAACTTAAAAGTTGATGCCATGGATAAACCAAAAAACTACTCAAAAAAGACCATTGAAGACATCACGACTAAATACACAAAAACAGCTCAAGCAACAAACAGTTTATCTGAAGAAAAGCCAAATATTATTTTTGTGATGAGTGAAAGTTTTTCAAATCCGCAAAATTTAAACGGTGTGACCGTCAATAAAGATCCTTTAAAAGAGTATTATGATATTGCAAAAACAACCTATAGTGGTCAAATGCTCTCGCAGAATTATGGTGGGGGAACAGCGAATATTGAATTTGAGGCACTGACCAGTTTCTCCATGGAATTATTCAATCCTCAACTGACAACGCCATACACAATGCTGATCCCTAAAATGAAGGAAGTTCCGTCGATTGTTTCGTTATTGAATCAGCAGGACTATCAAACAACCGCGATTCATCCTTATAATACATCGATGTATAAGCGTAAAGATGTCTATCAGACGATGGGCTTCGATCAGTTTATCAGTGAAGATACGATGAAATACACAGAAACACTTGAAAATAATCCTTATATTTCTGATGAGTCGGCATATAAAGAAGTATTCGATTTATTAAAAGAGGATCAAAAGCCGCAATTCGTTCATTTGGTAACGATGCAAACGCATATGCCATATAGCGATAAATACAAGAGCTCAGATTACTCTTCACAAAGTTTAGGAAACAAAAAAGCAATCGATAGCTACATGCAAGATGTTGCCTATAGCAGTGAAGCATTGAAACAATTTACAAGTTCATTGAAGGAGCTCAAAAGACGGACATTAGTTGTTTTTTGGGGTGATCATTTGCCTAGTATTTACTCAGATGAGATCAAATCGGCTAACGATGAAGTAAAAATACACCAAACGGAATTCTTAATGTATGACAATCAAGGAAAACTTAGCGAGAGAAACATACATGATGCAGTTACAAGTCCTTTTTACTTTACGCCTTCATTATTTGAACAAAGCGGCATGCAAATGACTGGTTTTTATCAATTGCTATCTGAATTAGAAAAACAAGTTCCAGCTTTTGAGAAAAGCTTCTATTATAAGGATAAACAATGGAGTAAAACACTTGCTCTAAATAAAGCACAAGAAGAATTATACGAAGACTATCGCTTGATTCAATATGATATTGTTTCTGGAGAAAATTATAGCTTAAAAACAGATTTTTTTAAATGA
- a CDS encoding tRNA 2-thiocytidine biosynthesis TtcA family protein, giving the protein MSFKKKDNQTYYNPIRRAVLNHQMIQPGDKVAIGMSGGKDSTSLLYFLDMISKQKRLGFEFEIVPITLAMGFDMDISPLQEFVEGLGYELDIVPTNIAQVVFDIREERSPCSLCAKLRRGILYKRAKEVGCNKVALGHHLDDAIETYFMNFLFHGQMASFDPMSYLSKTDITLIRPLLYLEEKQIIQFVQREELPVIFNPCPVDKKTKREEIKHLVSGLAQSYPDIREKFIMGLEQGTSENFWTKSLLSPE; this is encoded by the coding sequence ATGAGCTTTAAAAAGAAAGATAATCAAACGTATTATAATCCGATTCGTCGTGCCGTGTTGAACCACCAAATGATTCAACCAGGTGATAAAGTTGCAATTGGGATGAGTGGTGGCAAAGACAGCACAAGCTTGTTGTATTTTCTAGATATGATCAGCAAGCAAAAACGCTTAGGCTTTGAATTTGAAATCGTGCCGATCACATTAGCTATGGGGTTTGATATGGATATCAGCCCTTTGCAGGAATTTGTGGAAGGATTAGGGTATGAGCTGGACATTGTGCCGACTAATATTGCCCAAGTTGTCTTTGATATCCGAGAAGAACGCTCACCGTGTTCGCTTTGCGCCAAATTACGTCGAGGAATTTTGTATAAGCGTGCCAAAGAAGTTGGCTGCAATAAAGTGGCTTTAGGTCATCACCTAGATGATGCTATCGAAACGTATTTTATGAATTTTCTATTTCACGGTCAAATGGCTAGCTTTGATCCGATGAGCTATTTATCCAAAACAGATATCACCTTGATTCGCCCTTTACTTTATCTAGAAGAAAAACAGATCATTCAGTTTGTTCAAAGAGAAGAGCTCCCTGTGATTTTCAATCCATGTCCTGTTGATAAGAAAACCAAACGGGAAGAAATCAAACATCTTGTAAGTGGGTTAGCCCAAAGTTACCCTGATATTCGAGAGAAATTTATCATGGGGTTGGAGCAAGGGACATCTGAAAATTTTTGGACAAAGTCACTGCTATCACCTGAGTGA
- a CDS encoding ThuA domain-containing protein translates to MIQVTVWNEFRHEKTDEAVKKVYPDGIHQQIAQFLKEDDFSVRTATLDEPEHGLTEEVLANTDVLIWWGHVAHQEVSDEIVQRVYQCVLEGMGLVVLHSGHMSKIFMKLMGTSCDLKWREAQEHCRIWTVAPSHPIVEGIGEYIELEKEEMYGEHFDIPTPDDLIFISWYPGGEVFRSGCTYHRGNGKIFYFQPGHETYPSYYNKEIQKVIKNGIRWCQPTQNAYPNYGHHEPLESITNKKGNEQ, encoded by the coding sequence ATGATCCAAGTCACAGTCTGGAATGAATTCCGTCATGAAAAAACAGATGAAGCTGTAAAAAAGGTTTACCCAGATGGCATTCATCAACAAATCGCACAATTTTTAAAGGAAGATGATTTTTCTGTGCGAACAGCTACCTTAGATGAACCAGAGCATGGCTTAACAGAAGAAGTTCTAGCAAATACCGATGTCTTGATTTGGTGGGGACATGTTGCCCACCAAGAAGTTTCTGACGAGATTGTGCAACGCGTCTATCAATGTGTGTTGGAAGGGATGGGCTTAGTCGTCCTTCATTCAGGTCATATGTCAAAAATTTTCATGAAACTAATGGGCACATCATGCGATTTAAAATGGCGAGAAGCACAAGAACATTGCCGCATCTGGACTGTAGCGCCAAGCCACCCCATTGTTGAAGGAATCGGTGAGTATATAGAGCTTGAAAAAGAAGAAATGTACGGTGAACATTTTGATATCCCAACACCAGATGACTTGATTTTTATCAGTTGGTATCCAGGCGGAGAAGTCTTTCGCAGTGGTTGTACCTACCATCGTGGTAACGGAAAGATCTTTTATTTTCAGCCAGGTCATGAAACGTATCCTTCTTATTATAATAAAGAAATCCAAAAAGTAATCAAAAACGGTATCCGCTGGTGTCAACCAACGCAAAATGCTTATCCAAATTACGGGCACCATGAACCTTTAGAATCTATTACAAACAAGAAAGGAAATGAACAATGA
- a CDS encoding helix-turn-helix transcriptional regulator gives MKASLPYTGTSYYGFELTKADFIVRNERYKTATAKTSRMTVQFLFIKNGSGKVQINNQEYLVEKGSVLWLFSYHVYHFVEIYEEIQAITFDLSLNVLMLSSLTTRSVEQHMSFFEYWDTPVLKCEEKDFTYLLTIFTHGLQEYEQQERLYDLSLLADLYQVIVWFERTARHQWTREKPIREISSKILLYVHFHYREELLLNEIADKFKSTPQTINRGLKKLTGKTFVENLIDVRINNALAMLKFEELDIAFIADFIGYRSVPSFNKQFKAMTGYSPTEVRKIRATDKKMNSFRFQNSLPFEIYTYINQHYSEPISIQTAAKYFYSSPTKIDQIVLDEFSMTFNALVEYNRMLFARSLLLSSSKKISEIAEACGYQSIRTFNRNFLTFWGNTPKKYKELLTNK, from the coding sequence ATGAAAGCAAGTCTTCCTTATACTGGAACTAGTTACTATGGTTTTGAATTAACAAAAGCTGATTTTATTGTAAGAAACGAACGGTACAAAACTGCAACGGCTAAGACGAGCCGTATGACTGTTCAATTTCTTTTTATAAAAAACGGTTCTGGAAAAGTTCAGATCAATAATCAAGAATACCTAGTGGAAAAGGGGAGTGTACTTTGGCTATTTTCATATCATGTGTATCATTTTGTTGAAATTTATGAAGAAATCCAAGCCATCACTTTTGACCTTTCTTTAAATGTTTTAATGTTGTCCTCCTTGACTACCCGTTCGGTTGAACAGCATATGAGTTTTTTTGAATATTGGGACACACCTGTTCTTAAATGTGAAGAGAAGGACTTTACGTATTTATTAACGATTTTTACCCATGGACTGCAAGAATATGAGCAACAAGAGCGACTCTACGATCTATCGTTGCTTGCGGATTTATATCAAGTAATTGTCTGGTTTGAACGAACGGCAAGACATCAATGGACTCGTGAAAAACCAATTCGTGAGATCAGCTCCAAAATTTTGTTATATGTTCATTTTCATTATAGAGAAGAGTTGCTACTCAACGAAATAGCGGATAAATTTAAAAGTACACCGCAAACGATCAATCGAGGACTAAAGAAATTAACGGGAAAAACATTTGTAGAAAATCTGATTGACGTTCGCATCAATAATGCTTTAGCAATGTTAAAGTTTGAGGAGCTAGATATCGCTTTTATTGCTGATTTTATCGGCTATCGGTCAGTTCCTAGTTTTAATAAACAATTTAAGGCTATGACAGGTTATTCACCTACAGAAGTTAGAAAAATTAGAGCAACTGATAAGAAAATGAATTCGTTTCGTTTTCAAAACAGTCTCCCCTTTGAAATCTATACGTATATTAATCAACACTATAGTGAACCAATTTCAATTCAAACCGCAGCTAAATATTTTTATTCTAGCCCAACTAAAATCGATCAAATCGTCTTGGATGAGTTTTCAATGACCTTTAATGCGTTGGTAGAATATAATCGAATGTTATTTGCCCGTTCTCTTTTATTGAGCTCATCTAAAAAGATCAGTGAGATCGCTGAAGCCTGTGGCTATCAGTCGATTCGCACCTTCAACCGGAATTTTTTAACTTTTTGGGGCAATACGCCGAAAAAATATAAAGAACTGCTGACTAATAAATAG